TTGTCTGCTGCTTCACAAGATCGAGTCGCAGCTCCATCCTTTTTTGCGCCTTTTCATAGTGCCCGTAAGCGGCTTGATCAAACAGAATTGCCACTTCTCCGTGAATATTCGGAATTCTCTATTTTcaccatatttttattgaaataattaatgaatccAAAATTACAACATTTAACACTTTGAACTCGGCAACCATTCTTAAATTGTGTGAAATGATCGAAGTGTTGATTCGATTGAGTGTAACTCAATTTAATGTTTCAGAATTCTTAGgattcttgaagaaaaaaaatattaaaagcaaaaaaacaatattttattttcaaaacagaaactTCTATAAAGGTGAATTGAGGCTCACATATATGTTAACTATTTTCCATAGAGAATATCAAATTTTGTTGTCATGATTAATTGTTCTAAAGATATGAATTAGTTCCTGAACACTttattttaggttaaaaaatgttgaactCAAGTAATAATCCAATCatcatagaattttaaaagttatgaactGAATGGTagttaacaaattaaatgtttttattttcttttttggagtTAGGAGTCCTTTGAAGTTAGTAAAATTCttcataatagaaaaatagcgtttactaattgaaaatataaattatttaataatttatgttatttaaacagaatttaacaatttaaataagatattttgaataatatggtATCCTATTTAATAGGTActcttatttgtaattttttccctatattttgtaagtaaaaaaaaaaaaaataggttgcATCACCGGTacgattatttcatataaaatttataattctttaaaaaaaaatcatgtaaattcatcaattcctttaaaaaaattacttaaacctCTANNNNNNNNNNNNNNNNNNNNNNNNNNNNNNNNNNNNNNNNNNNNNNNNNNNNNNNNNNNNNNNNNNNNNNNNNNNNNNNNNNNNNNNNNNNNNNNNNNNNNNNNNNNNNNNNNNNNNNNNNNNNNNNNNNNNNNNNNNNNNNNNNNNNNNNNNNNNNNNNNNNNNNNNNNNNNNNNNNNNNNNNNNNNNNNNNNNNNNNNNNNNNNNNNNNNNNNNNNNNNNNNNNNNNNNNNNNNNNNNNNNNNNNNNNNNNNNNNNNNNNNNNNNNNNNNNNNNNNNNNNNNNNNNNNNNNNNNNNNNNNNNNNNNNNNNNNNNNNNNNNNNNNNNNNNNNNNNNNNNNNNNNNNNNNNNNNNNNNNNNNNNNNNNNNNNNNNNNNNNNNNNNNNNNNNNNNNNNNNNNNNNNNNNNNNNNNNNNNNNNNNNNNNNNNNNNNNNNNNNNNNNNNNNNNNNNNNNNNNNNNNNNNNNNNNNNNNNNNNNNNNNNNNNNNNNNNNNNNNNCGGTTTCAAGAGTGCGCGAATGtgcaagtcataacgtgggtacgacatgaagttCGCGTGAATGATTGCGTAGCAAACTCCCCATTTTTCGTAaaatgcatgggatccaccagatatcactgaagggaagaaaaaaaattattcggaaaaaagcattttttaaaaacgccagctgaaaaaagcacctttaaaagcttttaaaaacgaaatccccaaaaaagcacctttaagtactttttacaaacgctatgcaccctggatattaataacaaacaaatctctgtgtagtaatttttatttaaatttaatttattaaccattttttgaacaaaaaaaatatttaatagagacATGTAAATAGGTCAGTGAAAATGTACAAGGAAAGACTAATATAATCTTTTATATACTTGTCCTTTTGACAAGtgactaaattttcttaatttctacccctatcttcaaattccttgttaagcaaatttaattttgtgaataattaatttgactTTTCTTAGATTTTATAAGCATTGTTAGAAATacaaagttattaataaaaatattgtgcaCATGTATTGtgtacattttagattttcaaatccatgacttttcatgactgGTAATTCCAAGAATTGTTCATAACTTAACAAAGCTACTAATTTCTCTGGCAAAAAcacatcaattaatttaaaaaagcattataataacactaattgaaatgataggtataaccaaagctgttatactctgcacctttatatttatagattttaaatttaaaaaacagagtaaagaaagagttgaagcaataaaatagctaaaaaaaaataaaatacaaaaaaaaaaaaaaattctgcagaattatattctaaagttTCTTGTTCAtctgaaaggaaagaaatactagTGACTTTTTTGTTCTCAtttcagaataagaaaaattcacCAATGaatggcttgcttcagctagaattttaaattgataaaataaaaaataaaaataataaataaatttaaaaaaattctgaaatcacagaagtttgaAAGATAATTCACTCCAGGAATGTTCTTTCTTTCACCCTGtgtggaaataatatttataaaaaaataacaaaaaaatttaaaatttgctttttttaaaacataaattcagaAGCAAAATGacttaaagaaaaacttaaaatgaaaccTACGGCTTGAGACACCATTATAGATCGAGTGACTATGACCTTCTGTCCAACAACATCTCGGAATTGAAGTTTAACCTGACCTTTTACTTCATGTTCACCAGCAagctgtataaaaaaaataaataacttattactataattaaaataaaatactgaaatagcCTTTATTTATAGCAGTGAAATATAGCTCACTTTTGGATCATGAACAAAAGAACCTCCTCTATCACTGTTTGGTGGAGCTTCACCAGTAGTTACGTAACGTAGGCATTCAATGATggtctaaacaaaaaaagttacgcaaataaaagcattactaaagatttattaaaacataaaacaatattataaataatactacaaacatgtaataattttaaaatttaattttttcttatcagaggtaaaaaaaatacagattgtAGATAAATCAGAATTTACAGGTTTTGGATATATACAGTTGAACTTGCTTATCTCGAACCTCTTTATCACGAAAACCTCTACTATATCTCAAATTTCTAAATTCCCTACATTTACTAtctaaaatcaatgtattttccaTGTTTATGTCGAACATCTTTTATCAAAACTTCCGTTTCtcgaatttctaataatatagcACGAATGTCCAAGCAACATAACTTTCTTTATCAGTAGAACTTGCAGACTGAGATGAATTTTGTGAATCCACAGGAAGTAGATATGAACAGGTTGGAGATGCTTCTTGGAATTTCGATCACTGTCCCTGCACTTCGTTAACTTGAAAAGAATACAATGATTCAGGCAGGAAGTGAGGGGTTGATAAGTAGGACGGAGTGACCACCAGGGGTTAGCTTTTCAGCATACATAAGAAAGCTAGgaatagaaaattcattttcacctCAAAATTTCAGCCAATGGATCAAAGAATAATTAGGAGTTTCAAAGTGAATTATAGAAAACAGTTTGTACGCAAACTTGTAGATCCCATCGATGAAAAAAGCTctcttccaaaaataaatgtgttcgATGCCATCAGCATGACAGTTCTGCTTGGAGAAATGTGTCtctaaaaattatccaaaatggtttttaaatggctggttttaaaaatagctgtGAACAGGGctaaaaaaaactcagaaattgtACCCGTTCctgaggacggcttgtccaacaatgcacCAGTCTTCCTTTGAAGCTAACCCGTTACACCATGGAAATTCTTATTTACAAATCTCTAGAAATGGTCGCTTTTTCTTCTCTTTGTCGTAAATTTGATgacgattttcattttttttcaataacgtCAGATGGACCACTCTTTTCTGTAATAGTTTTCACCTTTTTAATGGTATCGTTTCCGATTCCGCtaccaaaataattactaatgcTTCGATGCCGTTTAAACTTTTTGTCGTAAATATGCCGAGAACGGTAATGCAAGCGGAGTCGGGAATTTGTTTTCGCTTTTTCAGAAGTAGGAAAGGGAGACAAGAACTTTCGAGAAGACGAGTGACTTAGAGGAGTAACGCGAGGAGCGGCGAGCCAGGATTTGAAGGCCCTAATTGGAGGCAACAAGGAGAAGTCAACAGTGGAACAGAGCTGGACGGAACTTGAACAGAAGAATTGTTAATTCCTTCGTTAGAAGTCCAAATGCACATGCACAGAGCCACTTTTCTTTTGTTCACCAATTACGTGAGAACGCGCATTTGGTCTGACGAAGGAATTAACaggatttctagattagagggtcattttagaagtgagacGCTAGACTcctgtaagataacaaaaattgaaaatgtatcacgaacattaacgggaaagtGGCCATCCGCTCGGACAGGCGGTTTTTCGAGTCCTGCCTGTGAAGATGATGAACAAGAGGTTGAAGGCATCAGTAATGAAGAAGAAACTGTTGAAAATACAGTGCCTGATTAGCAAGaatgaaatgcaataaaatcgggatttaatgttgaaattgattttgaagatttttacaAGTGGACAACTGCCTGGTAACATGCGGAACGTTGACAGATgcgaaaatcataaataatgttaaaggAATATCACATGAAAGAgttgaaaatcatattaatgAACCAGGAGTGAGAgcaaaagaaacagaaaaagcTGTAGAACTCTTACAAACTTTTCTTGAATCCTAAGAAAATGGAAGAATTTACCCCGACCCGCCCTTatttagggcatacgggtaaatgtttattaaaatcaaaaaaaaa
Above is a window of Parasteatoda tepidariorum isolate YZ-2023 chromosome 5, CAS_Ptep_4.0, whole genome shotgun sequence DNA encoding:
- the LOC107455149 gene encoding DNA repair protein RAD50; the protein is MSVIEKMSIMGIRSFGPEDHNRQMVEFFKPLTLILGPNGSGKTTIIECLRYVTTGEAPPNSDRGGSFVHDPKLAGEHEVKGQVKLQFRDVVGQKVIVTRSIMVSQAVGFILSFSLSHFASEFMF